The Nymphaea colorata isolate Beijing-Zhang1983 chromosome 5, ASM883128v2, whole genome shotgun sequence DNA segment CGGAGCGGAAGGATGATTAGGTGACTTGAGAAGAGTAAGAGTCGATTCTTGGTCTTTTGGTGGTGACAAGATTCATGGAAAAGAACGACAACCCAGATGAGGTTTTCAGGTTGATTCTATGCTCACATGTTTGTTTTGTCGATTTACTTGTTTATTATGCATGCTGGAGTAAGGAGAGGTCTCCGGTAAATTTAGTTCCTTAATGGTACTTTTCCCTTGaatcttttgtttgatttccaTGGGAGGTTATCGATTTCCACCGGCGTCCCGTGGATATCCTCTTGGTTGATCGTTTGGGGTTTTCCTTTGAGTTCTGATTTTGGTATTCTGCATTATGATGGGTGTTACTGCGATAAATCTTCTGGTTTTTCACTGCTTTccctgtgtttttttttttttttcgttcttcCATCATGTAGGAAAATTCCATCAAATGGTAATATGTTATCTTTTGGGTTGCTCCTTAATCGTTTGTAACGTTCACCCCTGTGTGTCATGGGAAAATCAAGTAACCTAGTGAGAAAATTTGTGATTTGGGCATAAATTGTGTTTGTTGATTTTGAATCTCTGATGATGGTGTAGGTAGGAGACTTTGTCTTCAAAAATTGAACAATTTTCATTACAACGATAGCTGAAAAGAACTATCCTGCCTCCAAGATTTCATCAGAAGCGCGAAATAATGAGGCGCAACATGTGGTTGCAATTGTGTTCAGCTTGATCTTAGTGCTGGCATTGAGGGCTTGAAGGTggtctaaatttttttttgaggctGTTAAATGGGATTTGTTGGATCTAGTCGGACCTTCCCATTGTGTTCTGAAATGTCAATGCCGTGTATGAGAATGCTGCACCTGGCGTATGGATTGCAATATTACGAATCAAATAGGCCTCATCTAAATGTCTTTGGTTGCCTCTGTGATAGGTTTTAATGGACAACCTCCGGGTAGGGGGAGGATATAAGAATTTGATTCGAAGGTTATACTAAGTTACTAACCATCCAGACTCTGGGATGTTGGCAACAAGAATTTCGCATCTTGGTAGTTTATGGTGGTTATCATATGCTGCCAACGGTTCATAACATCCCTATTCATGTAGGTTTTCTTACGTTTTCCTGCTTACGTTAATGCCTTGTAAAAATTTATGCTTCTCTAAGATTTGCTTGGACGGAGTTTTAGTTAGAGACAGAGGCACATAGTCAGATTATAAGGGCCGTTTGGCAACAGTAGCACTGTCACTGCCCCATGAATTTGCTCCAAAAAATGGACCGGATTCATGTAACACTagcaagtgtttcatgaatgttaatgttctatgaatctgctcCTTTTAAGgcatattcatggaacagtaaCAGAATGTTGCCAAACAGACCCTAATGAGTCGTTTGGTCTGAATGCTACTTAGTAGATAATGAGGTGTTTAGAACAAAACTCAAGGAGTAAAGGCCATCCTCATGATGCAGCAAGTGTTTCCCATTTCAGCTGATTGTTTCAATCCTTTTTAGCTTCACCAGTTAGTACAAAATAAATGTCGATGCATTATATTATTATCCTAGCTACTGATTACTCACGGCAGTGGGGTAGTTGGTCTACGTGGTTTGCATGTCCAGATACCCGGTCCATCGAACATGATTGAGATGCTTGAAGAACGGCATGTAAGTCGCCCTGGTAAGAATTAACTGtcataaaaatacataaataaatatcttttgGTACGTTGTATGTGTAGTATTAAACTATCAACCAGAACGTCAGCTTTCAAAGTTGTAATAGTTGCTGACAAATTATTTGTCTACGTTTGTATCCTTTTGCTATTATTACTGTTAGCATGTATATTAGTACTCTCAGTTTTCTACGGCCAACCAGTCAAATTATAACGCTAAGTGTGTTCTGTATCTCAGTGGAGGTCCATACTTTCTGTAGCTCCTGCACATACTTCCTGGATATTTTTGGTTAGCTTATGCATTTTATGGTTTATTCAAGGTGGTCCATTCTGTGGGGGATTAATTTTTTCAGCGTTCAGGTGCATTATTGTAGCAGATATCAATTAGAGGGAAAGCAAACGTGGAAGAGATATTTTGTCCATtaatctttcttttcatgtgcATGTGCTTTGTATTGAAGATACAATATGAAGTTCGATAAAAGACAGGTAGAAACATGGTACGCTACAAAATGCAACTATCGTCCCATTTCTCCTATGAAGTATGGTCATTGGTGGAGTAGAAACCAGAACAGCTTGCATAGAACATAGTCACTTTGGAACACAATATTACACTTCCAGCATTCCAAGCTGCAATttcgatttctttcttttggtgcTTTTTTGTATCATGCAAAACCACACTGCATGCCTGAGAAAGCCAGCCTAATGACAGTGTTTCCTTCCAATATTTCAGTGTAGCTGTCAATGGTTTATCATGTCCTCTTCTTGCTGCGGAATGgaacaagaaaaggaagttGGAGGATCTGGAATTGGCTGTGCCATTGCCAAAACTCAAATGCTTAGTTCAATCCTCTGACAGATGCAAAAATGAACGTTGGAACTATGGACCAGAAAGCGTTGAATCCGTGGTTGGCATTCACAAAAATAACCTTATGCCCAAAACAAAGGGTTATAGTCCAAAAGTCGTTTCATGCAATTATACATCATCTTCATGGACTGCAGGGGGATGTTCCAAAGCGGTGGTAAGACCAGAAGACACAGGGTCCTGCAGTGGAAGCAACAGTTTTATGGGGGAGTACGAGGCCACCATATCTTTCGACATACAAGGTGAAGCTGAGGAGACAACTACCTGCCCTGAAAACTGCAGCAGAAGCACTTTCAGGAGCACTGCACATTCACCGGCTTGCAGAACCATGAAGAGGAAAACAGGAGAAATAGCATCTTCAAGTAAAGAACCAAAGGCCGAACCGAAAAGATTGAATTCTGGGGACATCCTTGATACACAAATAATCACTGAAAATTTGGAAGAGTCCTCGAAATACCAGTCTGAATTTCCATATACAGAAGATGATAATCTGTTAGGGTTGGATATAAACTATGCAGATTTAGTTGCCCTTGCAGAATCCCACAATGCAGTTGATGATGCCTTTCTGCATATTGATGATCCATTTTCCCCTTTCTATCTACTCCAGGGTGGAGGGTGGAATGCCGACAAAGGTgaatctctttttcttcctttcctctcGATGCagtaatttttagttttttagcaTATTACCAATGGAGCTCCTGTTGTGGATGCAGACAGTCAACAATCCGAGAGGAAACCAACTATTGATCAAGAGTTTGAGCAGTACTTTTCTTCACTGATGCTTTAGGATGGCCTTCTTGTATATGTTTTGTTATGTTAAAGAGCCCATGTAGTATATGTCACCGCAATATGACATGACTGGCTTTGATTATTTTGGGAATATAAGTTGACAAATAACACATGTAAACTCAGAAATGTGTAATTTCATATTTAACTTGATAATGTGCGAAACCAGTATCATTGGGTACATATGAAGTAACTATTTTGCTTTCCCTTTCCCTCTTCCTTGACCTTTTTTGGCTTCCATCTTGGCCTGCACTCGAGCAGCTGCTGCAGCTTTTGCTTCTTCTCTTcgcttcttctcttcctctttagCAGATGCTGCcatttccctttgttttttcaGTTCCCTGGCATTAATGAGCAAGTTACAAGCAAGCTCTATATCAAGTGACTAAgctcaaaacaaagaaaagtacTTCGTGAAAAGCAAACGCTAAGCTAGTTTGGAATTTCTAAACTAAATTTGGGGTCACTTAAATGAAACAGAAGGCTTTAATGGTGTATCTTCAATAAAATATTTAGTATCCAGAACAGCAACAACAGAGTTCTATTCCCCCAAAGTAGATCGACCAAAGGTTTCTGATAAATGCTCAAAATTATCGAAAAGAGAGTTTTTCGAAAATGCTCAAAATTATAGGAAAACCGAGAGGTGTTGTAATCTTCAGAATTCATCCAAATGCATAAAGATCAGCACCCCCCCCCCCGGCGCAATAACCACTCCATTTTGCCGCTTTGAGTGTGGGGCTTCCACGCAGACAATCTCACGAGTTACTATTAGAAGCAAATACGTACTCTAGCTTAGCCTTTTGCTCGGAAACTGTGCTCGGAGTCAAGCCCTTGTGAGGACGACAAGCAACCAACTCAACCTCAAATATGAGGGTTGCACTGCATACTCATAACAAGGCAACAGCTGATGAGAAATCCAACTAGAAAAGGTACAGTAAACACAAACTGCAAACCAAAGAATGCTAAGTCTTACTTTGGTGGAATATCTGGGGGAGAGCCAGCAATCCCATATGCATATTCTGGCTGACATGTGATCTTTGCAAGCTCCCCAACCTTGAGCAGCAAGGAGAAGGAATTTCACAGAAtgtttaaaggaaaagaaggaaactaaTACTCAAATAACATTGGGTTCACCTTCATGGTTTTTAAAGCGATGTCCCAAGCCTTGATGACTGCACCCCTGCCAAGCTCGAAGGAGAAAATGGTGTTGTCTTCACGCGTAGTATCAAAAACTTCACCAGTTTCAGCCAGGACGCCTTCATAGTGCACTATGTTCAAGATCAGTTTCAGCTTCATTAGTCAGGGAATGCACATAACACACGCACATCTTTGGGACAGAGCATCGGTGGCCTCCTAGCTCTATTGCAACGGCATCATCTTCTGTAATGGTATAATATACTAATATTGTTTCACAACCTGCTCAGTGTTCATCTATTAGTAATCTGGCTCTGTTTCATTTCATGCTAAGGTGCTAAATGATGATACAAACTtttcacatctctctctctctctctaaccctCCCCCACAAAACCCCACACACATAGAGACACACACAGACAATGTCAAGTGCGCATATCACTTTTAACACGTTACACTACATTCCACTTTCATGCCACTCCCTTTTTGCATGACCTTATCGTACTCTTCCTAGTAGAGGACTCCACATCAGTGTTACTAAGTGCCACACTAGTACCTCTTTAACATCCATTATGAGTAAACAACTGCCTTCTGGAGGATATCATGGCTAGATTCATCTATCACGATGCTAAGGCGAAAAACACGAGAGCTCCAAAACATTACATACCATCAACAAGAGGAAGGTCCTCAGATGGTGCTAGCGCACCAGGTTTGGCTGATCGCAAGACCATTTTTGTGACGCCTCCATCACCAGTTAAATCAATAGCATCTACCATCCTTCCAATCAATAAGAAACCTGTGCTACCTTGCATAAAGACGTGTTAGAACACTTACTAGTAGTGCCATCTTATACAAGAAATAACATATTTAGAAAAGGAAATCCACTACAAGAGCGAAATTTTTCTGCAATCAGCCAGACTTGTGACCAATACCATACGAATATGAGGCAAGAAGCACAGTGATCTTTCAACAACTTGATGCAAACCCTCCAGGGAAGCTGGTGAATTACCAAAGCATCTTTATGATCTGTCTGATCCCCTAAGATATGGTACAAATGCTATCTTTTGTGTAGGTATAAATCAGCGTCTTATTTtagtcttcttcaatttttttagcaaCACAATCAGAATAGAGAATAAGAAAACTAGAGTTAGTTGCCAAAACCATTATAAAATAAACACTAATGGCAGGAAAGATCAGTAGAACAGCACTAAAAGAGGTAAAAGACAAAAGTACTCTACTCATGTGGTGTCCAATCTTCCTTCAGAAATCATTTTTCATTCATCAAAGTAGCTTCGAAGCAAGCACCACACAccaatttcttattttaagCATTCTGAAATTAGTGTTATGGAACTAATAAGTAACAAAAATCACAGTTTTGTGTATCTGCCACTCTTTATGGTACTTTCTCCATTAAGTTCCAACAAATCTATTTCACAAGGTACTTCAAAGTAACTAATAtacaaatacaagaaaagctAGCTACATCGATGCCTATACACAGGAATAAAGATCCTAAGATAGGCGTGCTTTATCACTTTCAGTTTGTAGAAGTCTTTGACCAAAGTTATCTTCATCTATCTTGGAGCACAGCAAAACCTATACAGAATCTGTCAACTAAACTATTTACATCATCGTGTAAAAATAACCATTCTAAGGTCTGATTTGcttcaaattttcaaaccaaTGCAACATTCTCCCTCGTGTGTGTAAAAGATCTTGTCCTTGAACTCGGCAGTTCAACAAAGTAATAGACAAGACATGCAAGATCTTCTCTGCAGTCCTGCAATacatgaagaaaacaaaagatgaaaGTTTTCAAACCACAGGCGCATTTTACTGATCCCAGAAATTTATTCCACACATTATGGTTCTTCTCCCTCTCAACCGTAGCCATCACTATGAAAAAACAGAGCCTTCTATTTGTTTCCATCCAATTGTCATGAAGCAGCTTCACATTTCTCAATCCCATTTTTATTTCCACAGAACTGAGATAATCATATATTCTATAAGATCATCTCACCTTCGATACAGTATAtgggtttttcctttttctatgcTAATCACTTCCCAAGACAATGCACACATTTCTCCTTGAATAACATTCGAAAACTTTGAAACAGTCATGAATGGTTAAGCTCAAGTGAGATAGGTATCCCTTAAGAGCAATCTTTTGGAGAGATCTTGCAATATCAGATAGTATTTAAGgtgaaaaaatgaaagggaTTGACTTACATCTAGTAGTAACTATGTATCTATAACTTCTCCATCGACTTGAAATGGTTGCCTATAAAAGCACCATATGCACCATCTTAATTCCTAAAAACTTAACTAAAACATGTAacgagaaatggaaaaaaataacatatacaTAAAGGAGGAAGCCATCCACCTGCTTTGTTCCTTtcatttatcaaattttcatcaaCCATTGCCTATAAAAGAGCATAACTAAGCAACATACACTCAGAAAAGCCGTCTAATGCATCCCTAGACCTTTTCAACAGATTGTAGTCTGTAGACACAGTTAACATGATCAAGTTGAAGCTCCGCcaagaaacagaaacaagaagataTACTCAGGGAGTGTTACAGGTCAACACAAGGAAATCAAAACCTACAATTCGAATTGAAACAGGTGTAATATGATCTTGAAGAGGAACTTTGAACTTCAACCACATGATCGGCAAGCTTGAATGAGTTCGCAAACGCCGGTACAGACCTACGATGAAATATCCCTATAATGAAACATCCCAATATATCCCACTACCCTTACGTGGGTGTATCCGAAACATCCTCAGGTAGGGTAATCGTGGTGCATCGATCATGAGAACAAGTAGGGCAAGTTACAATACTGAAACGAATTCCACTCCCTTCTACAAAATCccaacatttcttttttggcaTAATTGGGTGCGTCCATGAACTCCGTGCAGAAGAACTAAAACTAGAAAATCGAGCCTTCccaaaacatgcaaaaattaGGGCACAGCTTCGTAACCCGTAATCAAACGACTCGTTCCAGGAGACTACCATCAAAGGAGGAGTGCAAAGAAGAACAAGAGCAAGcacaacaacaagaacaagagAAACAGAGGAAGTTTTCTTACCTGAAAACACGATATCCTTCGACTCACTGGACTCGGTGGATTCACCTTCTGGGGAGAGAGTGAGACCACAGAGGAAAAGAGGGTCGACTCTCCcgtttctttttcaaagaagataaataaaatacaGAGAAGCGATCAAATTATTCTTATTTCTGAGATGCCTTGTGATGTCTTAGCTTTcctaaaaaacaaattatatttgAGAGATGTTAATTGTTCTACTAGGGATGTACATTATTAGTACTTTTATCAAGTCATATCGACTACCAATGAGCAAACAGAAAAATATCGGAGACATGTCTTTGGATAgcaatattaaaaaagaaaacgaaaaataCAAATTTGCATATCATATTTTCTAGTGGTAAAAAAGAAGCATATCTATTTATCCAATTTGCATTGTTAGATCCAAAAATCCAAAGTTCAAAAAATGTTTGATGAGCACTTTTAAACAGTATTATTAGGAAGAGAGGCGTTAAACCTTTCATGACTAAAGTGCAAGCTTTAAGATCAAATGAGTACGATGCAATGTTGTTAAACCATACAACTTTGGTCATCCTTTCATTCATTTTAAACGGCATGCATGTGTGTAAAATAGTTATAAATCAcatcgtttttcttttcatctccACATACAATGTGCAAGAAAACCATTTCCATATAATGTATcttctctaatttttcttagaaatattgtttttgataattcaaatatatatatccttCAGCACGCACTCGGCTTTTGACTTCTACTTATTGGAGCTTTGTATAAcagaaaaaaagttataaaatgtTATAGTTTCATACATTTCCCAGTAAATTGTTCttgagtttttttgttttccaagtGGAAGATGAACATGAATCTGAGAAAGTTACTATGTTAAGTGAAAATGAACAAGGGGACAAGACCATCTATATATTTTGTTGCTCTCTTTTGATAGCTTCTTCTAAACTTATAAAAATGGATAGTATATAAATGAGAGTCGATTTCCATGAAAAGAATATGATTTTCATTTcccaagaaaaaataaaaccacaTGCAAGTTGTTTTCCCCAAATATCGGAAAAACAGTGCAAAGAAGGTGGAATTCGGTAAATTCAACTCCCAAATTTCATGAAACCGCGGATTcactaaaaagaaaattcaacaAAACAACGGGCAataataatgattttttttttccttttttctattCGAGCTTGTGGGTTGTGAGTAAAAAACAGGCGACAATTGAAATCATACGGCAGCCGGAAAGTGCCCCTGTTTGCTAGAAACCTGCTGGAAAATGCTTTGGTGTAgataaatgttgaaaaaaagttgtacatttttaagaactttttattttctaattactggtttgttatttatttatttattgttgaatggtgttcacatatatatgtaatataataCGATATGATAAAATATTTGCTGAAAAATATCTTGCTAATACCAACCTATAAAGGGGTATGATTTGGAATGGGTAGTATATAAATGTGTAAGGATGGCGACATAGTGGTCTagatatttaatattttatggcATAAATATTGGGTGCCTTGGATTGAGAAAACAAGGGGAGAGAGAAGGGTGGCGTGGGAAAAGGGTGGGTGGTGGTACGGTCCGAATCAGCCAACCAAAACCAACCGGATGGAGTTCGATGCTTTTTGTTTAGGTTTTCTTCGTCTTTACTCCCATGATTTATTGGGTATTGACATTTTCATGCTCGTCTTACGTGCATTGATATGTTCATGTCTGTGtcgttttcaaaatattttttaaatctataCTAACTTATGTCCCAAGAATGAGATGAGATTCTTTATGATACGAACTTGGAACGTGTGATTCTTTGTATGAGCcgcatatttttatattgatagaGCTACAATTagccaaaacaaacaaaataattatgtAAAAGGTTATGACCCTGATTAGAGCTGGAGATTACAGGAACATAAATGCTTTTTTGTAAGATATGATCGGGAGGTTTTTTAgagaattaaaatatttttcaaaataattacCGTTGAATCATCCGGTAATGAAGTCGATTTACCATCAATTTGGTTTAGTTACGAGATTATACTACTTGCACTTAGATTCGAAACAGCTTATCAATGTTTAGTTTAAATAAATTCATCCTAGTTAAGATCTGTACCCGGGAAACATGAAGTAAAAGTCGCGGAAAATAAGAAATTGCAAATGTGGGGGCGACTTCGTGAACTGAGAAAAACTGGGGTGGCGATTTTTCAATTGCGAATAAAATGGGGGAGGAAGCAGGAAAAGTCCATCCCGTTCAAAGACGGACGATGGTTTTGGTTTCATCCTGTTTTGCGTTTCTGTGGACATGTCCTCGGCGCAAAACCATGGGCAGCAACCGAAAAGGATCTATCTTTCTATCTCTTCCTCTCACAGAGGATGAGAAAGATCAAACTCTTGACCCTCTTCTGGTTTCATTCTTATATGTGAGAGCTTCTCTCTGTATTTTTCTCTCGATTACTGGAGGTGTCGATTTTGGGGCACCcaagttgaagttgaagggtagAGCATTACCATGTGAAGAGAGGATTTGAAGTAGAAGTCTTGGGGATTGATTCTCTGATAAGTTTGTACAGAGGGGGAGAGGACAGGAGAGAAGAGGGGAGgaaggaaaggaatggaaagcaATGGAGGGATGTCGGGGCCGATGCTCCCGGGAATGTTAGGCCTGGAGATGCCCCTGCACCAGCAGCATCCCCGCCACCACCTCCAGCAGCAGCCGCCGCAGCAGCACCAGATATCCCCCTTTGCCTCTTCCCTCATCCACGACTCCGGCGCAGACCACCACTCTCatcaacagcagcagcagcagaggcACCCGTACGGGATGGCCATCGCTTCCAAggccgccaccgccaccaccaccaccaccaccaccagcaagCAGCAGGTCTCGTTCAGCGACGACGACGAGGCCGCCAGCGGCTACGCTGCCGAAGATGGCAACGGGGCCGGCGACGCGCAGAACGGGAAAAGAGGGTCTATGTGGCAGAGGATGAAGTGGACCGATGACATGGTTAGGCTGCTCATAATGGTCGTGTTCTTCGTCGGAGACGATGGCGCTGGGCTGGACGTCGGCGGGGAGGCAGGAAAGAAGAAGGTTCTTGGTGGTGGGGGAAGCAGTGGCGGCGGCGGGGGTCTGTTGCAGAAGAAGGGGAAGTGGAAGTCTGTGTCGAGGGCGATGTTGGAGAAGGGATATAGAGTCTCCCCTCAGCAATGCGAGGACAAGTTCAATGACCTCAACAAGAGGTACAAGAGGGTGATCGACATCGTCGGGAAGGGAACGGCTTGCAGAGTCGTGGAGACTCCGAGCCTCCTCGAAACGATGGATCACATCTCGCCGAAGATGAAGGACGAGGTGAGGAAGCTCCTCAATTCGAAGCATCTGTTCTTCAGGGAGATGTGTGCCTACCACAGCAGCTGCGCTGGTGGCCACCAATCTTGCGAGGCCGATGCCCCTCTGATACCTccccagcagcagcagcaacaacagtCAATGTCTAGGCCCCAAGAGCAACGTTTCCTGCAAGATTCTGGCGGCGCGGGTGCGCCCAACAAGGAGGTTGAGGGCGATAATGGGGAGGATTACGACGATGACGACGACGATGATGAGgacgatgatgaagatgatgatgaggtTGGTTACGGGGACGATAATGACGCCGGAGAAGACGACGAAAGCAAAGGATTGTCGAGAAAGAGGCCGCGA contains these protein-coding regions:
- the LOC116254429 gene encoding uncharacterized protein LOC116254429, coding for MEKNDNPDEVFSVAVNGLSCPLLAAEWNKKRKLEDLELAVPLPKLKCLVQSSDRCKNERWNYGPESVESVVGIHKNNLMPKTKGYSPKVVSCNYTSSSWTAGGCSKAVVRPEDTGSCSGSNSFMGEYEATISFDIQGEAEETTTCPENCSRSTFRSTAHSPACRTMKRKTGEIASSSKEPKAEPKRLNSGDILDTQIITENLEESSKYQSEFPYTEDDNLLGLDINYADLVALAESHNAVDDAFLHIDDPFSPFYLLQGGGWNADKDSQQSERKPTIDQEFEQYFSSLML
- the LOC116254430 gene encoding peptidyl-prolyl cis-trans isomerase FKBP20-1; the protein is MVDAIDLTGDGGVTKMVLRSAKPGALAPSEDLPLVDVHYEGVLAETGEVFDTTREDNTIFSFELGRGAVIKAWDIALKTMKVGELAKITCQPEYAYGIAGSPPDIPPNATLIFEVELVACRPHKGLTPSTVSEQKAKLEELKKQREMAASAKEEEKKRREEAKAAAAARVQAKMEAKKGQGRGKGKAK
- the LOC116253989 gene encoding trihelix transcription factor GTL1-like; protein product: MESNGGMSGPMLPGMLGLEMPLHQQHPRHHLQQQPPQQHQISPFASSLIHDSGADHHSHQQQQQQRHPYGMAIASKAATATTTTTTTSKQQVSFSDDDEAASGYAAEDGNGAGDAQNGKRGSMWQRMKWTDDMVRLLIMVVFFVGDDGAGLDVGGEAGKKKVLGGGGSSGGGGGLLQKKGKWKSVSRAMLEKGYRVSPQQCEDKFNDLNKRYKRVIDIVGKGTACRVVETPSLLETMDHISPKMKDEVRKLLNSKHLFFREMCAYHSSCAGGHQSCEADAPLIPPQQQQQQQSMSRPQEQRFLQDSGGAGAPNKEVEGDNGEDYDDDDDDDEDDDEDDDEVGYGDDNDAGEDDESKGLSRKRPRRRGGGDRGSMLSFSPMQQQLNSEMARVFQDGGKTAWEQRQWIRSRAVMLEEQRVSYQCRAFELEQQRFKWQKYSRKKEREFERMKLDNERMRLDNERMSLLLRQKEMEMDSMIKRSDPSSITG